Proteins from a genomic interval of Streptococcus sp. D7B5:
- the pstB gene encoding phosphate ABC transporter ATP-binding protein PstB, with protein MTEPILQVKDLSVYYNKKKALNSVSLSFQPKEITALIGPSGSGKSTLLKAINRMGDLNPEVTTTGTVIYNGHNIYSPRTDTVELRKEIGMVFQQPNPFPMSIYENVVYGLRINGVKDKQVLDEAVEKALQRASIWDEVKDRLHDSAIGLSGGQQQRVCVARVLATSPKIILLDEPTSALDPISAGKIEETLYGLKDKYTMLLVTRSMQQASRISDKTGFFLDGDLIEFNDTKKMFLNPQNKETEDYITGKFG; from the coding sequence ATGACAGAACCGATTTTGCAGGTTAAAGACCTGTCCGTTTATTACAACAAAAAGAAGGCCTTGAATAGTGTTTCCCTTTCTTTCCAACCCAAGGAAATAACCGCCCTCATTGGTCCATCAGGTTCAGGGAAGTCAACTCTTCTCAAGGCCATCAACCGGATGGGAGATTTAAACCCTGAGGTGACAACAACGGGGACAGTAATTTACAATGGTCACAATATCTACAGCCCCCGTACCGACACGGTTGAATTGCGTAAGGAAATCGGCATGGTTTTTCAACAACCCAATCCCTTCCCTATGTCTATCTACGAAAATGTTGTTTACGGACTACGTATCAATGGGGTCAAGGATAAACAAGTCCTTGATGAAGCAGTAGAAAAAGCCTTGCAACGTGCTTCTATCTGGGATGAAGTCAAGGATCGTTTGCATGATTCGGCTATTGGTCTCTCAGGAGGTCAACAGCAACGTGTCTGTGTTGCTCGTGTTTTGGCAACCAGCCCTAAAATTATCCTCTTGGACGAACCAACTTCAGCCTTGGATCCTATCTCGGCTGGTAAGATTGAGGAAACCTTGTATGGTCTAAAGGATAAATACACCATGCTCTTGGTAACTCGTTCCATGCAGCAGGCCTCTCGTATCTCTGATAAAACTGGCTTTTTCCTAGATGGGGATTTAATCGAGTTTAACGATACGAAGAAGATGTTCCTCAACCCACAAAACAAGGAAACAGAAGATTATATTACAGGAAAATTTGGATAA
- the pstB gene encoding phosphate ABC transporter ATP-binding protein PstB, producing MSKYNWDEKHIITFPEEKVALSTKDLHVYYGKNESIKGIDMQFEKNKITALIGPSGSGKSTYLRSLNRMNDTIDIAKVTGQILYQGIDVNRPEINVYEMRKHIGMVFQRPNPFAKSIYRNITFAHERAGVKDKKVLDEIVETSLRQAALWDQVKDDLHKSALMLSGGQQQRLCIARAISVKPDILLMDEPASALDPIATAQLEETMLELKKDFTIIIVTHSMQQAARASDYTGFFYLGDLIEYDKTSNIFQNAKLQSTNDYVTGHFG from the coding sequence ATGTCAAAATATAACTGGGATGAAAAGCATATCATCACCTTCCCTGAAGAAAAAGTGGCCCTCTCTACCAAGGATTTACATGTTTACTATGGTAAAAATGAATCCATCAAGGGCATCGATATGCAATTTGAAAAAAATAAAATTACAGCCTTGATTGGTCCTTCTGGATCAGGGAAATCTACTTATCTTCGCAGTCTCAATCGGATGAATGATACTATTGATATCGCTAAGGTGACAGGGCAAATCCTTTACCAAGGTATTGATGTCAATCGTCCTGAAATCAATGTCTATGAGATGCGCAAGCATATCGGAATGGTCTTTCAACGTCCAAATCCATTTGCCAAGTCTATTTACCGCAACATCACTTTTGCTCATGAACGTGCAGGTGTTAAGGACAAGAAAGTTCTTGATGAAATTGTGGAAACTTCTCTCCGTCAAGCTGCCCTTTGGGACCAGGTCAAAGATGACCTTCACAAATCAGCCTTGATGCTTTCTGGTGGTCAGCAGCAACGTCTCTGTATCGCTCGCGCCATCTCTGTCAAGCCAGATATTCTCTTGATGGATGAGCCAGCGTCAGCCTTGGATCCGATTGCGACAGCCCAACTGGAAGAAACCATGCTGGAGTTGAAGAAAGACTTTACCATCATCATCGTTACCCACAGTATGCAACAGGCTGCCCGTGCGAGTGACTATACTGGATTTTTCTACTTGGGTGATTTGATTGAGTATGATAAGACGTCCAATATTTTCCAAAATGCCAAGCTACAGTCAACCAATGACTATGTAACGGGACACTTTGGTTAG
- the pstA gene encoding phosphate ABC transporter permease PstA, with product MHAKKLDKLATAVLYTISGIIVTILASLILYILVRGLPHISWSFLTGKSSSYQAGGGIGIQLYNSFFLLVITLVISVPLSMGAGIFLAEYAKKGPVTNFIRTCIEILSSLPSVVVGLFGYLIFVVQFEYGFSIISGALALTVFNLPQMTRNVEDSLRHVHHTQREAGLALGISRWETVVHVVIPEALPGIVTGVVLASGRIFGEAAALIYTAGQSAPALDWSNWNILSVTSPISIFRQAETLAVHIWKVNSEGTIPDATIVSAGSAAVLLIFILIFNFGARKLGSYLHKKLTAA from the coding sequence ATGCACGCTAAGAAATTAGATAAACTTGCAACAGCTGTCCTCTATACCATCTCGGGTATCATCGTGACCATTCTGGCGTCCTTGATTCTCTATATCCTAGTTCGTGGTTTACCTCACATCTCTTGGTCCTTCTTGACTGGGAAATCTTCTTCCTATCAAGCAGGCGGAGGTATCGGGATTCAGCTTTATAATTCCTTCTTCCTTTTGGTCATTACCTTGGTTATTTCTGTTCCTTTATCCATGGGAGCGGGGATTTTCCTTGCTGAATATGCCAAAAAGGGTCCTGTGACCAATTTTATCCGTACCTGTATCGAAATTTTGTCTTCTCTACCGTCGGTCGTTGTGGGTCTCTTTGGTTACTTAATCTTTGTAGTCCAGTTTGAGTATGGATTTTCCATTATTTCTGGTGCCTTGGCCTTGACGGTCTTTAACCTGCCTCAGATGACTCGAAATGTTGAAGACAGTTTGAGACACGTTCACCATACCCAACGTGAGGCTGGTCTGGCCCTCGGAATTTCTCGTTGGGAGACTGTGGTCCATGTCGTCATTCCAGAAGCCCTACCAGGTATTGTAACAGGTGTTGTCTTGGCATCTGGCCGTATCTTTGGTGAGGCTGCCGCTCTGATTTATACGGCGGGACAGTCTGCACCAGCCCTAGACTGGTCTAACTGGAATATCCTCAGTGTTACCAGCCCTATCTCAATCTTCCGTCAAGCAGAAACCTTGGCTGTCCACATCTGGAAGGTCAACAGTGAAGGAACCATTCCTGATGCTACCATTGTATCTGCTGGTTCTGCCGCCGTGCTCCTCATCTTTATCTTGATTTTTAACTTTGGAGCACGCAAACTCGGAAGCTATTTACACAAGAAATTAACCGCTGCCTAA